A stretch of DNA from Calditrichota bacterium:
CGAAATCGAAAAGTTCATAGACACGCCGGTGAAGCACTACTCCAGCGGCATGTACGTGCGCCTGGCCTTTGCCGTGGCCGCCCACCTGGAGCCGGAAATCCTGCTGGTGGACGAAGTGCTGGCGGTGGGGGATGCGGCGTTTCAGAAGAAGTGTTTGGGCAAGATGGGCGATGTGGCAAGAGAAGGGCGGACGGTGTTGTTCGTGAGCCATAATATGGCGGCAGTGCTAAATCTGTGTTCACGAGCAGTCCTTCTGGATGCTGGCCAGGTTATTCACAGCGGAAGTGTGATCGAAGTAGTAGATCAGTACTTAATGGCTGATTGGCAAGATAACGTGTTCTCACCAAGAGAGCGCCAGGGTGACCAGCGTGCAATGATTGAAAATTTCGAAGTGCGGCCGAATCCGCCACGGACTGGTATGCCAGTGGAATTCGCTTTTCACATCTCCCGTTCACCTTCTGCCAGGGGTGATCTCTTTGCTGAAGTGGCTATTGCTATTTTAACACATCAAGGAGTCCCGCTATTCCAGTTATACTCTCGCCACATGGGACAGGAGTTCGCAATCCGAAACGGGAATACACAGATTGTAGCTAGGCTGGATAGTCTCCCTCTGGCGCCTGGGCGTTATCGGGTGA
This window harbors:
- a CDS encoding ABC transporter ATP-binding protein, translated to MSDIAIRVEGLGKMYRIGGKQERYRTLRDTLSDAFAAPFRRVSSLLRGQAYGAANLNETIWALKDVSFEVKHGEVVGIIGRNGAGKSTLLKILSRITEPTEGYAEIRGRVGSLLEVGTGFHPELTGRENIYLNGAILGMKKAEIERKFDEIVDFAEIEKFIDTPVKHYSSGMYVRLAFAVAAHLEPEILLVDEVLAVGDAAFQKKCLGKMGDVAREGRTVLFVSHNMAAVLNLCSRAVLLDAGQVIHSGSVIEVVDQYLMADWQDNVFSPRERQGDQRAMIENFEVRPNPPRTGMPVEFAFHISRSPSARGDLFAEVAIAILTHQGVPLFQLYSRHMGQEFAIRNGNTQIVARLDSLPLAPGRYRVNLWLGAGHVPIDWLRDCFVLAVESGHFTESEFVESTGYPVLVPSLWQRL